One Labilithrix sp. genomic window, TGGCGACGTAGTTGATGACGCCGGCCTTCTCGACGACGAGGAAGTGCTCGTTGTCGCCCGGCAGGGGCGCGACGGCGATCGGGTTCCGGAACGAGATGTCGTTGAACGCGGGCGCGAACCCGTAGCCGCCGGACGGCCGCACGCCGCCGAGGCACGCGTTCACGCTCGCGAGGTTGGCGGAGTCGCCGGAGGGCTTGTCGTCGTCTCCGAGGGCACAAGCCGCGATCGCGGCACAGAGCGACAAAACCAAAGGAAAACGCGGGCGCATCGGTCCCGTCACATATCTCGCCCGCGGCGTTGCGGCAATCGAACCCGACGCGGAGACGCGGATGTTAGCGCGAGCACTTGCGCATCGCCGTCGCGCCAGATGGTCCGCGCGCGCCCCGGTGAAAAGGAGTCCATCTATTGGAAAATAGAAAAGAAAAAGCAACCGGCCACGTAACCGAGCAGCGCCTCCGTCGTAGTGACCTGCGAGGTGCAACGATGACGACTTCTCTCATCACCAAGCTCGCAGCGCTTTTCCTCCTCGCTTCCTTTGCCGTGGGTTGTGCAGCCGAAGACGTCGAAGAAGAAGAGGAGCAAGGGGAGACGAGCTCGGCGCTCGCGAGCTCCTGCTCGGCGGGGTACGCGTGCATCTATCAGCACAGCAAGTTCGGAGGTCGCCTGCTCCAGTTCCGGGACGGCGGCTGTCAGAACCTGGGCGGCAAGTACAACTTCAACGACCGCGCGAGCAGCATCCGCAATCGCACGGGCAGGACCCTCCGTCTCTACAAGGATGCAAACTGCAAGGGCAGCACGCGCACCTTCGGACCGGGCGAGCAGACGCAGAGCCTCGGCGGCTTCGGCGACGAAGCCTCCTCGATCCGCATCTTCTGATCGCCCGCGCTCGCCCGACCGTGAGGGACCTCCGTGCCGAGGTCCCCGCGGTTCGTGGGCATGGTTGCG contains:
- a CDS encoding peptidase inhibitor family I36 protein, giving the protein MTTSLITKLAALFLLASFAVGCAAEDVEEEEEQGETSSALASSCSAGYACIYQHSKFGGRLLQFRDGGCQNLGGKYNFNDRASSIRNRTGRTLRLYKDANCKGSTRTFGPGEQTQSLGGFGDEASSIRIF